One Maribacter sp. HTCC2170 genomic window, AATCTGCAGGCCGATGTATATTTTGAAGGAGATGAGATTCAAATGAAGCTTCAAAAAGCCGTTGCCGCACTACCAGAGAAGCAGAAGCTCGTATTTAACATGAAATATTTTGAGGAAATGAAGTATGATGACATCTCTGAAATACTCAATACTTCGGTAGGTGGATTAAAGGCCTCATATCATTTAGCAGTTAAAAAAATCGAAGCATATATAAAAGAGGATTAAACCTTTTAAGTATTTGACAGTCAAATTAAAAGCATGAACAAGAGCAACAAAAATAATGATTTCAAAACCCCAGAAGGTTACTTTGAAGGGTTTACTGATAGTTTGTTGGACCGTATGTCCAATGACATACAGAATGAATCAATATTGCCAAAAAAACCTGGATTCAAGGTCCCGGAGGGTTATTTTGATAGTTTGAACAATAAAATTCAGGAGAAACTACAAGAGGAACAAGCAAAAGTTATCACTATTAATTCAAGAACCAAGTTTTACTATTATGCAGCTGCAGCCGTTGCCGCAGTGTTTCTTTTAACTATTGGAATTCGTAATACGACAAATGTGGAACCAACTTTTGATGATTTGGCCAAAAATGAAATTGAGGACTATTTTGAAAACACTGACCTAGGTTTGAGTACTTTTGAAATAGCGGAAGTTATCCCAGTTGATGATTTGGAAATTTCTGATATTCTAGACACTCAATTAAATGAAGATAACATTATTGATTATTTAGACGATAATCTTGATACGATTGAAGAATTAAACTTTACAGATTATGATTACTAACAAAAAAATAGCAACCCTATTCTTATTGTTGTTTGTAGCTACCTTGTCGTTTGCACAACGCAGACCGGACAAAGAGAAGATAAAATCATTGAAAGTGGCCTATATTACAGAGCGTTTGGATTTGACTAGTAGTGAAGCCCAAGCCTTTTGGCCTATTTACAATGCCCACGAAGAAAGAATGGAAGCTTTTCGACAACAGGAACGTACCCAAATCTATGCTAAGCTGCGCGATATGGAATCATTATCTGATAAGGAAATTGACGATTTATTTCAAGACCTTGTTTCACTTGAAAAACAAAAACATGAAGTTCGCCAGCAATTTCTTAAAGATATTAGAAAGGTGGTTTCAGCAAAGAAAACATTCCTTTTATTGAAGACTGAAAATGGTTTCAAAAGACGCTTATTAAAGCAATACAGGCAAAAGCATGGAGGTGATCCCAAATAACATACATTTCGTTAAAATACACAAAAAGGAGCTAATAAGCTCCTTTTTTCATTAAACCCTACACCAAAACACAAGTCAAAGAACTATAACCTGATCCAACTTTTATTCCACAATGGAAGACGTTTAGGATCATAAAAAATTAAGCTATGAAAAATTTTAAAATCATTATGGTCATTTTGGTCTTCATTGGTAGTATGGCATCTATGAACGCCCAAAAAAAAGTAGTTAAGGTTTATCCTAAACATGGTACAGTTATCACCAAAGTTTATAAACCAAAAATTGTTGTGCACAAAGGTGCCAAATTCCATTTTGCAAAAGGGGTTTGGTATAAAACCAGAGGGAAGAAGTTTGTTGTCTGTGCCGCACCAATTGGTATTAAAGTTAGGCACTTACCAAGAGGATACAAAGTAGTACGGGTAAATGGAAGAAAAATGTACAAATACAAAGGTATTTGGTATCAAAAAAAGAGAGGTGGGTATATTATAGTAAACGTATAGTTGGTTTGGTTGATTGTTTTAGGAGGAGCTCACGGGCTCCTCTTTTATTTAAAAGTAAGTCTGGCTATTCTATTTTTTCCTGCTGCATAGGCAATCGAATCATTTTTAAACCGAATAGTGTAAAAAGATTCCTTGGACAACTCAGTCCAATTTTCTCCCATATCACTTGAGTATGAAATCCCGGTAAACCCAAGTGCCACAATTCCTTTTCCTTTTGTGCCTGGCACAAACTGTATACAGCTTTTATAATCGGGCTCTTCCCCATCTGCCATTAAGTTCCAAGTTGCGCCTCCATCTTTGGTCACTGCTAAATTTCCCATCGCATCTTCAGGCTTGGTATAATCACCTCCAATAGCTACTCCCAAGTTTTCGTCGTAAAAATCAATTGAATAAATACCTTGTGTTGGTTTCTTCCTTACAATAGGAGTTTGTTGCAATTGCCAAGTTTGCCCTTTATCATTTGAAAAATAAATTGTACTACTTGTAGTGGCAATCCAAGTTTTGTTATCCACAGTTCTTATGTTGGTATTACTGGCTGCAAAAGCCCCTTCCCCTTCTACGCCCTCAGGTAAATCGGAGCAAGGTATTTTCTTCCAGCTTTTACCTCCATCACGAGTAATAATAATTGACAAACAACCGTCAACCGTATCGCCAATAGCTATGCCTTCGCTATTATTCCAAAAGGTCATTGCATCATAAAAAACGCCTTCCCCTTCTTCTTTATAGACCAATTCCATTCCACCAACTCCAG contains:
- a CDS encoding DUF6515 family protein; the protein is MKNFKIIMVILVFIGSMASMNAQKKVVKVYPKHGTVITKVYKPKIVVHKGAKFHFAKGVWYKTRGKKFVVCAAPIGIKVRHLPRGYKVVRVNGRKMYKYKGIWYQKKRGGYIIVNV
- a CDS encoding VPS10 domain-containing protein, whose product is MTMRFYTVFLAFLLLTACGIEHPKEPFTEVSVDTVFEDSLSIRAIELMDNSLAFAANKGTFGSIDLTTNKIRTNVQKYDSVLPGFRAIAHTSTDFFMLSVGSPALLYKTGVGGMELVYKEEGEGVFYDAMTFWNNSEGIAIGDTVDGCLSIIITRDGGKSWKKIPCSDLPEGVEGEGAFAASNTNIRTVDNKTWIATTSSTIYFSNDKGQTWQLQQTPIVRKKPTQGIYSIDFYDENLGVAIGGDYTKPEDAMGNLAVTKDGGATWNLMADGEEPDYKSCIQFVPGTKGKGIVALGFTGISYSSDMGENWTELSKESFYTIRFKNDSIAYAAGKNRIARLTFK